The Triticum dicoccoides isolate Atlit2015 ecotype Zavitan chromosome 6A, WEW_v2.0, whole genome shotgun sequence genome has a window encoding:
- the LOC119316178 gene encoding uncharacterized protein LOC119316178, translating to MNPKAVAARVAAEAEALREDARARIGLGEELMRLLLRLDGVHGAREYRRRVTRRVLTLQDAVDALEAAPAVVTADAPEVQNAEEEAEDGMEPELELPVEDNTAADPLVAETSDTAAMEVDVASPVVVVVDEAETELVAEGEKASEAEGEWEMVATGDGDVSTGEKEPTPPKAQQQQEQAQKEKKTVTTDGLDAKKLMEMVAALCERSAQQCTLIGSLAERVDTLERAVRRVEETDRRRRRNKKTNKDGKKNTSFYSD from the exons ATGAACCCAAAG GCCGTGGCCGCGAGGGTGGCAGCCGAGGCGGAGGCGCTCCGCGAGGACGCCCGTGCGCGGATCGGCCTCGGGGAGGAGCTCATGCGGCTGCTGCTCCGTCTCGACGGCGTGCACGGTGCCCGGGAGTACCGCAGGAGGGTCACCAGGCGCGTGCTCACGCTCCAGGACGCAGTTGACGCTCTCGAGGCCGCGCCCGCGGTGGTGACCGCCGATGCGCCGGAAGTTCAGAATGCAGAGGAAGAAGCAGAGGATGGGATGGAACCGGAGTTGGAGCTGCCGGTTGAGGACAACACTGCGGCTGATCCTCTGGTTGCCGAGACAAGTGACACGGCGGCAATGGAGGTTGACGTGGCGAGccccgttgtcgtcgtcgtcgacgAGGCCGAGACCGAACTGGTGGCGGAAGGGGAGAAGGCCTCGGAGGCGGAGGGGGAGTGGGAGATGGTGGCGACGGGAGACGGCGACGTCTCCACTGGCGAGAAGGAACCTACACCACCCAAAGCGCAGCAGCAGCAAGAACAGGCACAGAAGGAGAAGAAAACGGTGACCACCGACGGGCTGGACGCGAAGAAACTGATGGAGATGGTGGCGGCACTGTGCGAGCGGAGCGCGCAGCAGTGCACTCTGATCGGCTCCCTGGCAGAGCGGGTGGACACACTGGAGCGCGCCGTCCGGCGGGTGGAGGAGACCGACCGGCGCAGGCGGAGGAACAAGAAGACCAACAAGGACGGCAAGAAGAACACTAGCTTCTACAGCGACTAG